Proteins co-encoded in one Aquincola tertiaricarbonis genomic window:
- a CDS encoding superoxide dismutase family protein codes for MTRSSTSFLAPAAALAAALALTACAMPAAGPKPAAVAKLAPTQGSSTTGTVSFYKEGDHVVAVAQVSGLKPGSEHGFHVHEKGDCSAPDGMSAGGHYNPGGQPHGALGSGPHHAGDMPNLKANAAGEAEARVHLTGVTVGGGGADVLGKAVIVHANADDYSSQPAGNAGPRLACGVIQAS; via the coding sequence ATGACCCGATCGTCGACCTCTTTCCTGGCGCCCGCGGCCGCACTGGCCGCCGCGTTGGCGCTCACCGCCTGCGCCATGCCCGCCGCCGGCCCCAAGCCCGCCGCGGTGGCCAAGCTGGCGCCCACCCAGGGCAGCAGCACCACCGGCACCGTGTCCTTCTACAAGGAAGGCGACCACGTGGTGGCCGTGGCGCAGGTCAGCGGCCTCAAGCCGGGCAGCGAGCACGGCTTCCATGTGCATGAGAAGGGCGATTGCTCCGCGCCGGACGGCATGAGCGCCGGCGGCCACTACAACCCCGGTGGGCAGCCGCACGGTGCGCTGGGCAGCGGCCCGCACCATGCGGGCGACATGCCCAACCTGAAGGCCAACGCCGCGGGTGAAGCCGAGGCCCGCGTGCACCTGACCGGCGTGACGGTGGGCGGCGGCGGTGCCGATGTGCTGGGCAAGGCCGTCATCGTGCATGCCAATGCCGACGACTACAGCTCGCAGCCCGCCGGCAATGCCGGCCCGCGGCTGGCCTGCGGGGTGATCCAGGCGAGCTGA
- a CDS encoding polysaccharide deacetylase family protein, whose product MPGISIFMYHQVGRFPPMKAHRAGYCDVDKFRAQMRALKWLGVKVLSMTDALAALQGRAPMPERAAVLTFDDGCENFYEHAVPVLQDFGYPAISYAVAGAAGSGGTWLAGHGRGTPPLMSYARLREIAGLGIEVGSHAFSHIRLAEQPAEVQRAEMRDSRQRLQQELGREVPHVCYPYGSHNLDTLRAAAEAGYSSGVTCQRGAATPGFDPLALPRKAISYGDNTLGFLWKLYLKDTPKGEALARPGHAMATA is encoded by the coding sequence ATGCCCGGCATCTCCATCTTCATGTACCACCAGGTGGGCCGCTTCCCGCCGATGAAGGCCCACCGCGCCGGCTACTGCGACGTCGACAAGTTCCGCGCGCAGATGCGGGCGCTGAAGTGGCTGGGCGTGAAGGTGCTGTCGATGACCGACGCGCTGGCTGCGCTGCAGGGACGCGCGCCCATGCCCGAGCGGGCGGCGGTGCTCACCTTCGACGACGGCTGCGAGAACTTCTACGAGCATGCGGTGCCGGTGCTGCAGGACTTCGGCTACCCCGCCATCTCGTACGCGGTGGCGGGTGCGGCCGGCAGCGGCGGCACCTGGCTGGCCGGCCACGGCCGCGGCACGCCGCCGCTGATGAGCTACGCCCGCCTGCGCGAGATCGCCGGCCTGGGCATCGAGGTGGGCAGCCATGCCTTCAGCCACATCCGCCTGGCCGAGCAGCCGGCCGAGGTGCAGCGTGCCGAGATGCGCGACAGCCGCCAGCGCCTGCAGCAGGAGCTGGGGCGCGAGGTGCCGCATGTGTGCTACCCCTATGGCTCGCACAACCTGGACACGCTGCGCGCCGCGGCGGAGGCCGGCTACAGCAGCGGCGTCACCTGCCAGCGCGGCGCGGCCACGCCGGGCTTCGATCCGCTGGCGCTGCCGCGCAAGGCCATCTCGTACGGCGACAACACGCTGGGCTTTCTGTGGAAGCTCTACCTGAAGGACACGCCGAAGGGCGAGGCGCTGGCGCGCCCGGGCCATGCGATGGCCACCGCCTGA
- a CDS encoding glycosyltransferase family 4 protein, whose protein sequence is MSRDARPPRRVVMVAHSHILGGMERRVVSTSAALAERGHQVAFAGPLDGWMGERMQADGHTCLHVPMHGMYDPLSAWKLARFARRWRADVLHGQAQRGGRYADWASRWSGVPAVASANSMVSWRWFRPQMRLLAVSNAVRDHLVQHGLPAQQVEVVYSAVPDIGMQPAREGAPTPAQPLQLLMNSRLVDVKAHDVAVDALKLLPATLPVHLSITGATDTAWAAQIREQVQRLDLGDRVTFLGQRKDIPELLAACDVVLAPSRHEALSLTLMETCAAGRPAIATLVGGNAEIIAEGLNGLLVPPDNAQALADAIVRVGTDTALRLAMGRAARQVFQQRFTADIMVRNTVAAYDAAGDAQR, encoded by the coding sequence GTGAGTCGCGACGCTCGGCCGCCGCGGCGCGTGGTGATGGTGGCGCACAGCCACATCCTGGGCGGCATGGAGCGGCGGGTGGTCTCCACCTCGGCCGCGCTGGCCGAGCGGGGCCACCAGGTGGCCTTCGCCGGCCCGCTGGACGGCTGGATGGGCGAGCGCATGCAGGCCGACGGGCACACCTGCCTGCATGTGCCCATGCATGGCATGTACGACCCGCTGTCGGCCTGGAAGCTGGCGCGCTTTGCCCGCCGCTGGCGCGCCGACGTGCTGCACGGCCAGGCCCAGCGCGGCGGCCGCTATGCCGACTGGGCCAGCCGCTGGAGCGGCGTGCCGGCGGTGGCCAGCGCCAATTCCATGGTGTCGTGGCGCTGGTTCCGGCCACAGATGCGGCTGCTGGCCGTCTCCAACGCGGTGCGCGACCACTTGGTGCAGCACGGCCTGCCGGCGCAGCAGGTGGAGGTGGTGTACTCGGCGGTGCCCGACATCGGCATGCAGCCCGCGCGCGAAGGCGCGCCCACACCGGCGCAGCCGCTGCAGTTGCTGATGAATTCGCGCCTGGTCGACGTCAAGGCCCACGACGTGGCCGTGGATGCGCTGAAGCTGCTGCCGGCCACGCTGCCGGTGCACCTGTCCATCACCGGCGCCACCGACACCGCCTGGGCCGCGCAGATCCGCGAGCAGGTGCAGCGCCTGGACCTGGGCGACCGCGTGACCTTCCTCGGCCAGCGCAAGGACATTCCGGAGCTGCTGGCCGCCTGCGACGTGGTGCTGGCACCTTCGCGGCACGAGGCGCTGTCGCTCACGCTGATGGAAACCTGCGCCGCCGGCCGCCCGGCCATCGCCACCCTGGTGGGCGGCAATGCCGAGATCATTGCCGAGGGGCTGAACGGGTTGCTCGTGCCGCCGGACAATGCGCAGGCGCTGGCCGATGCCATCGTGCGCGTGGGCACCGACACCGCGCTGCGCCTGGCCATGGGCCGCGCGGCGCGGCAGGTGTTCCAGCAGCGCTTCACCGCCGACATCATGGTGCGCAACACGGTGGCCGCCTACGATGCGGCCGGTGACGCCCAGCGCTAG